The genome window TTAAAATCTACACTAGAGTATgtctgtggtgtccctgttcattgtggggagttggaccaggtggCCCTCAGAAGTCCCTCccagctctaaggattctatgatctaaCATCCGTGTTGAGCTAGTACTGATTGAGAGAAGTGTGAGCTGGTGCTCAGCTCTCTAAAGCTGTGTGAGCTTACAAGAGTCAGGTCTGCTTGGTGGAAAATACAGTAGATGTATGTAGAGTTTAGGGTAGGAAAGGACTGCTCTGTGTTTTTACACCATAGCTGTGCTTTATCATCCTCGCTTGTAGTGCCCTTGTTCTAGGTCTTACCTCAAGACCAGTCTCTTCTTGGAAGAGCTGCTCTGGCTGTTTCCAGAAGAGCACTTTCAGATGAGCAGCACACTTTCTATATTTGAAGTTTGCTATGCTGCTCTTAtgttaggttgttttttttttttttttttaatgcagtgttGGTTGCTTGGATTTGTTTGGTGAGCGTCTGACTTGGGGTTTTATTAACTATGAGCTTAGGCTCTTGCTTTAGAGGACTGGAACTGCTTCAGTACTAATTGAAAAGGAATGGAGATGCTCTGGCTGACTGCTTGGACGGCGTTTCCCCTGAGAATTACATCCCTTCTTCACAGGCAGGCAGAGAGCACAAGCTTTCCTGTGTTCTGCTTCCCACTGCAGATAATCGGGTGCAGAGCTTGCCACAAAGCTCTTTTCATTAGACTTGCTGAATCAAAAGTACTGTCTACTACTAATGACAAATCAGCAGTGGTCATTTGAGCTAAGATTGTCCTCGGGCTGCTTGGGTAACAATGTGCTCTCAACAGAGTTTAAAATTGACTCTTTGAAACATTCCTATATCTCATCCAAGCTTTGGGAAAGACTTTCGGATTTTCAGTGTTCAGTTTGCATCTGGTCAGCCTGGAGTGGTTAATAACTTGTTAGTTCTGAGTATGTTCATAGTTAGAACTTTCTTTTGTGCCTCTGTTCTCTAAAGggaataaaattgttttcttgtgtGGAAGGAGGGGGGTTAGTGTCTGTGCAGAAATGATGGAATATTTCTTTGCGTTTTGcagtggaaaagaagaaagaaacgATAACTGAATCAGCAGGCcgacaacagaaaaagaaaataggtaAGGTTAGGAGGGGAGTGCAGCGCCTCAGGAACATGGAGGAAGTGCCTTTCCCTCTTTTGAAGCAGTACTGGAGCTGGTTCTTAGCGTGGCAACTGGCACGTGAACCTTGATGCCTTTTTCCTCCAGAACAGGGGGCAGAAGTCCTCTTGGTGGCTCTAATGAAGTTCAGAGAAGTGCAGCCTCATCAAGAGGTGATCAATAGTCATGGATGTGACTTATTAATTTCAGTTGCCAAAGTTCTTTGCTGCAGTACACTGACAGCTTGCAGTAGCTCTGTGTTTTTTAgctctttcatttttgaatACTTCAGAGCTGAAGATACAACTCTGtgcttacatttatttaaaattatctaGAATTGAGCAatgcaatctttttttcctgttctgtttttcattgtCAGTACAGTTTTACTGTGTTAAGGTAACTCTTTAAACAGTGGACTGTGCAAGAATAACATGGTAGATGTTTAATGTGTCTGAGCTTTAGAAGGTTCTCTTATCTTCAGGTCTCTGAAGTAAAATGTACAGTAAAGCCTGGTTAAATTATTACAGAAATCATAGCAAGAATACTTCTGAGAGCTCCTGGGAGTTGGTTTCCTAGTTCCTCTGTAGCACCAGGTAGCTGAATTGCTCATTTGATCTGTTCAAAGCTCCAGAGTAATTATAAACACATCTTCAAACAGTTCTTCCTAGGTATAAAACCTGTTATTATTGCACTTCTGAAAGGAGAGGAGCCCAAATTCTCCCTCTGTTCTTCCTATTTCCAGCTTTTAGTCTTAAGTAACCCATATATGGGATAAATAAAATGACTGGATAAGGCAATTTTGATTTTAAGTTGTTAGCTATAGTCACTTTTCAAGTCATTGACTTTGCAGGGTGCTATTCAGGCTGTGTTTCTAGCAGAGACTGTTTTACTTGTGCCTGGACTAAACTAATAAACAGTAGAATCTAAGGAATTCAGGTGctgcactgttttgttttttaatatgctgaaataattttgttttgcaaatgaaaacaaagcacaaagggATTAAGAACAAAACTTAGGAAGTGACCACTGATTTTGTTTGCTGTATTGCTTGCTGGCCAAGCTTAAGATACTGAGTGTTGGGTTGGTTGGGTTTTGTCTTGCAAGTGCTGCATAAGTCATTTGCTTTCGGGCAAAGCTGCATTCTTAGTGTTTCTGAAAAATCAGGGCTACGTGCCCATCCAGAAAATGACTCATAGCCGTTGAAAACTGATGTCAGTGGCTGAGGTACACAGATTGTAGCATCGTTGTAACAGTCAGATGACTTGTGCTGGGGTTACTTTAAGTTCTAAAATTCTagataatacaaaaaaaaaagacttctcaTGATAGTCACAGCTGTGGTGCAGACCTGCCCCAGTTGCCATTTGTCTTGCGCACAGAACAAGGCAGGAGGTGTGTGTACAACCTTGCTTGGTCACATAACAGATGAATCATGCACGTGTACAAGGAGAGAGGATGAAAGTTGCATGGCCAAGCTTAATTTGGTGTTTCTTACTCTACAATTTCTATTAATTGTAGAGCAAGCCAATTTTATTCATAGTGTCTAAATCACTTTTTATGTTTCTGGAGCAGCACACTTTTAATACCATAACGCAGCCTTCTGCCACTTCAACTGGAAGAGAGTGTTGGATCATTTATACTTTGCTCTGGCTTTCTGCACCTAGAATAAGAGACTGTGGCATTCCCAGTAGTCCACATAAGTGCTTGTAAATCCAGTACTGgcaaataaagttttttttgttgtatcCTCATGGCTCCTGTTCCAATGACCAGAATTTGAAGAGCTGGTACTGCAAGGTGCTCCTCATTAACCCAgtccttttcctctttattcCTACCCAGCTGCATAGCAAGCTACTTAAATGCTGCTGATGTATGCCTTGGGTAGCTATAAAGCATTTCTATAGAGTGGTAGGATACCTGGAGcatatttgttttgaatttgtaGAAATAAGAAACAGGTCAGGCATGGTGGGGATCTGAGCTGTGTTCTTCATTGCTGTGTAACCTTTAGTCCATCTAAATAGATGGTTAGTTATGTaggtgaggggaaaaaacaagtatttgtgCCAAATGTGATTCCTAAAGATCTGGCCTAGTTGCTGAtatgtctgaaaacaaaactgtccACCTGGGTCAGGAAACAGGTGTGTGGAAAGTTCCTGCCTTTGGGAATGGTTTGCAGTTATAAGCAATAGAAAACAGCAAGGATGATTCTAAGAAATTGGGTAGGGGTGTTTCTCCTGCTTTGTATCCACATTGATTGCAAGTTTCTGTGTTTATCAGCTTTTTTTCAGGGCTTGAAAGATAACCCTCTGAGCTTCTGTGTTGCAGGCTCCTTGTACTGAGACTTCAGCAGGGATCTGCTGGGCAGCTTGCCTGTCGAAGAGCCCTTAATAGTGGCTCTGCAtcccccttcccttctcctttcacATTATTCTTTGGATACTTCATCCACATCCTTACCCTAGTTTCAAAGCCCTGGATGCACCTCTGGATCCTCAGTCTGACACCTCCAAAATAAAATCCTTGCTTATGTGGTGTGCTtacagcagtgagcagagcttTCAGATGCGTGCTTTGTAGGCactctctttgttttctggcaGTGTTGTTTATGCTGCTGTGGTAGTTGATTGAGCTGGCAAATCTGACATTCTGTGCATTTCTTCCAGAAGTGCTGAGTGTATGATTCTTCTAGCTTGCTCCTCTTTTTGtgtctgctttgctgtgtgGTGTTGGGATGGAGAAGCAATTGGCTATGAATGATTTTTCCACTTCATACTGTTTGGCAGGGAGAGCTGGAGTTGATTTGGGGAGTGTTACTTGTTTGGAGTGCTAGGAAGGTTAAGTCTtcctggaaatgaaaatgttcgTGTTTCTAGCTTGGTGTAACTGATGATAACTGTTGTTGTTTTCGTCCTTCTAGAGAGGCaagaggagaaactgaagaatAACAACAGAGACTTGTCAATGGTAAGAAAACTAGAGCCAGTTTCCATCTGCTGAAGACTTCACTCAGTAGTTTTCCAACAAAGTCTTTGTTCATTTGGCAGCTCTAGCAGCTTCTCCTCCTCACAGTTCTTTCTGGATTACCTCTGACATGTACAGATCTTAGTTTGAACTCTCCAGCAGTTACCACCTCACCCTATCCCCATCCTTAGCCCTTTTCGTTTTTGTAAGTTTCCGTGATGTACAACTTATTTGTCTGACTTCCTcttgaaagttgttttttttagaaTGAATTCCTACTGGTTGTGTAGGCTTAGCTATGAAAGCTAACGAGGCAATTTCTGAGcaatttttgttcctttctcctctctgaaGTTGCTCTTCACAACAGTGTTCCACACTGTGGCTGTTTTTGTGCCCAGTTGTAGACTGGACTCGAATTTGAGTGTTTTTTGGTCACTCCTTTTGCAGTCCATCCAGCCTTCTGtgtcatcttttttccttctagatTCCAGTGATGCTGGAGGAGGCCTGCTCTTGAGGTTGTGAGCCCTAACCTCTCAGTGTGGTCCTGTTGTCTGCTGTTTGATTACCTTTGACCTTTCATCTTACAGGTTCGGATGAAATCCATGTTTGCCATTGGCTTCTGCTTCACTGCCTTGATGGGGATGTTTAACTCCATGTAAGtcagctttctgtatttttcttaaatgttcaTGTTGAATATATATACTTCTTTAGGATTTTATCCAAGAACCATAACTAATCTGTAAATTGGATCAATATATCACATAATTATGTGGTCTGGTCACAGCATGCATATTCTCAAGAGTGGATACTGCAAGCTGGGTGCTGTTAAATTgaataaaatgaatgcaaacTGAACACAGCTTATGATTCTTTCTGTTTGGGAACATCTTGACCACAGTAAGTTTGGTAGATTCCAGGCAAGCAGCCATGGTCTTCAGTTTATTTGGCTCTGCTATAATGTGACTAAAGAACACTTGAAAGCAAAACTGGGTCAGCTCTCCTGCCCTTAGAAATGAGCTGTAATTGCAGAGTTTGCTGTTGCCCTACTTAAGGTGATCAGAGTCAAGATACTAACAGGTCCAGGCATGGACTTCAAtcttcttttgatttttaaaaaagcgACTTGAAGTTGCCTAGtctagaaacaagaaaaatctggTTTGCATGGTTATGGAAAGCTTTTCTTCAGAGGTGCAAGACTGAAGGACTGCTTGgcttttaaaacttgttttgaTCTTGAAATGTGAACTTTCTGTTAGCTGTTAAATCTGAAGATAATATGGTCAGTATGACTTTCAGGAGTCTGTTCAGTATCTAGGCAGTGTACTTACTCTGCTGATGGGTATTTACATTCTTGGGGTGGCAGTCCTTAGGGTACAGTCAATTGTTATTTTACTGCAGGACTGTGGGTGGATAACTGCAAGCAGGGAGTAACAGAACTGCCACTGTGTGGACTCTTTATTTATTCAGCTTAGTCTGACTGCAGCATCTAGTATTCTCTGGAATGCTGTGAAACTGAGCAGGGGAACATGGCACTAAAGTGCTTTAAAATCTGGGTACCATCTTGATTTGTTGTTGATTCACTTAACTGGGCTACCAAATTGATGTGTATTCCTTCTGTTCTGAGGGTTGCTGTCCAGAGAGCATGCTAGTGTCCACAGGGCTCAAGTGATGCTTTCAGGCATGTCTTGCCTTAAACTGCCCCTTTCTTCTGAGACTGTCCTGGGAGCCAATACAGGAGCAGCATGAGCTATTCCAAGCGTTGTTTGAACTGAAATAGCTTTTTTGCTGAGTGTAGGAGTTCTGAGGCCACTGAATTACAATCCGGAGTCTTGCCTATCTTGCTTTTGGGGCAGGTAGTTAGATTTTTAGTcgattttattttgctcttggTCTCAGTGCAGGGTAGCTTAGTGCGTTGGTATCTGAGAGATGGCTTTACTGGCTTTTACCTGCACTTTCTCACGCTTGCAGAATGGTTTGAGGAAACTGTTTCCCACTCATGTACATGTGTTCTCTTGGCATGGTGTAAAGACTGGCTGTGTGGCTCAAGAGAACGCTTCAGTGATGAATGCAGGATGCTTTTAGGCTCCTtctgagaagctgctgttgCCAGGTCATTCACTGAGGCACTGTGGGTGTGgtatgaagaggaagaaaaggatggcTGACACCTGCAATGACTGTAGTCCAATTTGCTTGATTTCCTGTTCTTGAATGAGTTTGCTGCTCTGGGGGACAAAAGAAGCAGGAGTCAGGTGGAAGCAGCGTGGTGTTGCCACCCTTTGGACGAGTGCTGTTTGGACACTGCTGCACTGTAGCTGGGCACCTTGCCTTTGCCAAGTCAGCCGAGCCAAAATGGACATGATGGTGATGATTGCCTCTGTTTTGTGGCAGTACTAATGGAGCAGCAGGGTAGGGCATGCTGGAAGGATTTGTTGCAGGCTGGTTTAAACCCAGAGAATGAAGTGCTGTGTGAAGACGAACGGTTGTGGCTTAAAAGATTCTTTAGGGCTGGAAGTTCTGTAGCAGCAGTGCCCTCCAAGCAGATGGGCTTTCTCTTGGGAGAGAATTTAGCTTCTGTGTGTCTCAATTTTCTCTTGTCAGAAGCTTCTTAATGCAATCAATTCCCTGTCTTGCTCTGAGCTGTGCGTTTCAGTACCTCCTCATGCTAATTGTAAAAAGCCTGCTGGAGGAAACAGCAGGTACCtcagggtgctgctgctggagtaCTTGTCATTCTCACAGCAGGAATAACGCAGAATTTTAAACCACTGGGGGATGTTACTGGGAGATAAGCATCCGTTCCCAGTTCTTCTGCCAAACTGCCTGTGAGATGTAAACAAAGTTGGCATGTGTTTGAGCTGTAGCTGTGTGAATGCATCTCCACAGGAAAGAACGCTCGTTTGGGATCTCTTGAAACAAGAAACACCTGTTAGAAAATCAGCACACACGGAGAAAATAACATCCAAATATGCACATGCTGATGAGGCATCGTACGCACTTCACTTCAAAAGATTGGGACGGCTGTCTGGGCTGGGAGAAATCTTTGCAAACAGGCCAGAATTCACACTCAGCCTGATGCCCTGGAATGTGGAGCTGGAGGAGTTCCAGGAGCAGAACAGGCTGCTTGGAATAGGGGATATCTTCCTGCCTCTACTGCCTTTGCAGAGATAACACAGAGAAGGCTGTTGGTGTTAAGTGTGCTTTTGATGGATATTATGTGCATCTTGTGCTGAGAACTATAGCTGTTCcaggaaagaaacagatgtCTTCACGTAGACTCTGCTTGATATTGCTCTTTTGCTTAAAGCAGAGTCAATCTTCTTGCTGTACCTGCAGTACAGCAGGGTGGTTGTCATCCATCTTATTGAAGTATCCAGTCAGCATTGGAATAAAATGCACCAGTAAGCTGCAAAACACCAGCCAAGATCTTATGAATCACCAACTAGTCCAGTTGATCACTTGCATGTCACTGTGATGTGCTTTGACCATGACAAAACAGCTATTAAGGGAAGCCCAATTACCTTTTGGATGACTGAGTGTGAGGGggctttttaaattaaaagggaTATTTTAGCCTCTGACAGAATCTAAAAGAATGGGCTGGGGAAAGCAGCATGGCTTTTCAGCCTTCCATGTTCTTGTCTGCTTTGGTGGCCTGCAAGCAGTGCTTGCTTGTTCTTTCTGTAGCCAAGAGCTCTTTTATGTTCCCCAGATGTGATCCAGTgctcttcttttattctttttttcagctttgaTGGCCGAGTGGTGGCAAAGCTTCCTTTTATCCCCCTCTCATACATCCAGGGCCTGTCCCACCGCAACCTTCTGGGTGAGGATTACACCGACTGCTCCTTCATCTTCCTCTACATTCTCTGCACAATGTCTATCAGGCAGGTGAGTACATCACTGTCTCTTGCATGTGTGGAGCAGGGAACGCACACACAGTGCGGTCTCTCCATAATTACACCAGAGTGCTAAGACAGGGTAGCAGGAATGGGTACATTTCCTGTGCGTGTCCCTAATTCACTTAATTAACATGCTGAGAGACTGTTTCCATCAGAAGCCAATACAAGTACTACTTCTTACCCACTGGTTATGACCTTCACAGTAATAGGAGGAGAGAGAAGTACAGCATCTTCCAAGGAAAATTCCTTGGTGGCTAGAGGTTTGTAAAGGTTAAACCACTTCACAGACTTGCCAAAAATAGGTGAAAAGTTAAAgctaggtttgtttttttcctttttatgctGGCCACCTGAtattttcccccctttttttttcttttcagtcttaaGAACTTTACCTTCAGCACTGATTCTCTTGCAGTGTTAGGGACATGACTCAGAAGAGGGGTTTGATATGATAAACCAAGAGTAGGCCACATAGGTCCCCAGTAAAGCAGTTTAGTTGCATCTTCTGAAAAGAGAAGTGTAAGTGTGGATAAAAGGAAGTATCTGTTCAGGACCAGGCTCTGTTAACCAGCTAGGTGACTGGCTCGttgttcagcagcagcattgTGTTGAGATGAAGATTAATCCTCCTTAACAGACAGAATGGCTGGTGAGGATCACAAAGTGGACCTCCTTGGTACAACCAGAGGTTTttgccacttttttttcctcagtgtcCAGGGGATAAATCCATTCTGGAGTTTGGATGAATGCTGGTGCAAGTAGCTGCAAATAATCAGCTCTTTTGtacttgtttcctttttctttgatttGCTTCCTGaattcttgctgcttttctccttggCCAGCTTGTTGCTTTTCCTCAGTGGGTGTCGAGGGATATAGATTCGAGAGATAGGCAGAGGGAGGTGACAAGTGCCACTGCTGTCAGAAGTTTGAGTGAGCTTGGTGAAGCATCTGGATAAAGTTCCTTTAGTCacaaacaaattaaattcaCTATTGCCTCTGTATTGGGTATGTGTGCTGCAATGGATCTGTGCCTGGTCTCGtgtaaaagcaaataatgaatTGTAAGATAAGTGGAGGTTGAGAGGGTCATCTGGAAGTCATTGGGTTCACCCTTTTACCCCCTGCCTCCCCCTCAGAGCAGGGCCAGCTTCCAAGTCCAAGTACCAAAGGCCAGGAGGTTCCTCGTTGTGCTTTCTGCAAGACAAATCTTGTTTAACTTCCTAGTAATTCAAACAATGTATACTGCTTGGAAAGAAGTTAGACCTTTTGAGCACTTtgaatcatctttgtggtctgATGCTATTCCTTTGGGCAATCTTATGTGGTGCTCTTCTGTTACCTTTAATATTGAAAAGTCCCTTCTTTCCAACACTGCAGACTATTACGTGGAACTGAAGACAGCatctgtaagattttttttcacctatAGAGTTGACTGGAGAGCTGTCTTGCAGAAAAATCccctgtgggtttttttgtccAAGAATAGAATTTGTGTGATTTGTTTTAGTCCTGGGCATTTCCTGCTGTTGCCTGTTATGAAATGAATAGATAGACATCATAAACTGAGCAGTTGGCCACTGTggttctggggaaaaatgtcaaaCTGCAGCAGAGTGGCTTTTCAAGAGAAATTCTGATAGCAAATAACCTCGTGTGGGAGAGTTTGTGCTGATGGTCCGGTGAGGATGGAAGTTACCTTGTTGCTTTCAAGGTAGGTGTTTTTGCTCTGGAGCATTAGATTGCAGCCTTCCTACGGCTGTCTTATCTACGTGATTGTGATTAACTGTACCTGCAATTCTTCATCTGTTAGGCAGCTCcaagtttcttcttccttgttctATGGAGGGATGGGCAGAGACCAGCTGTGTTACTTTCTGCAAAAGCTAGGAACCAAAGCTGTGATTCCTGGCATCCTGTGATTGGTTTTATTACTATTTGGAGGTACTTAAATGACAACATGATGAGGAAGAGGACTTTGGCTGTGAGAGACCaagggagaggggaagaaagcaATTAAGGACGCTCATAATGGTGCCAAAGATATGTTTCTGGTGCTATGACTATAGAGGTGAAAGCTTCATGACCTGTTGCTGTTTCACTGTGTGCAAAAGGGAAGATTTCACTGGGCTGCCTTCTAAACAGCTGTTGGCCAAGGGAGGAGAAATGATGTGTTTGATGTAATGCCACCAATGCAGGGAGGATCACCAATGTACAGAGGATCAGGCCGCAGAAGAGCATAAGAGAGCTATACGTCCCTCGACCTTCTCCTAAATCCTAGAACTGACTGCAAGGGATCGAGATAGTGAAGGCAGCCATCCTGGTGGAGCTCCAGAGTAGAGGAACTTCTGTGTATGTGAGAGACCAGAGATCCTGAGGGAAACGCAGGGGAGTGTGTGAGGGTGGGGAGGCTAAGTGGCCGTTGATTAAACTCCCGTGAATGGGATGAGCAGCAACAGGCAGGCTATTCATGTGGTTCTCAGGCATGTGGGGGTGATAAGCTCTTTAGACACTGACTGGGAAGCTCGCTGCCTGTGACCTGGCCAGCATCTCCCAAAATAGTTTACTTGCGGTGAGTAACTTCCTTTGCGCTGTTCCCAGCTCTCCCTGGCACGTAAATCCTGTCCCCTAGTTCCTCCTGCCTTCCTGTTTGGAGAGAAGAGGGTTGCTGGGAGAGGCGTTCCAAGGGTCCTTGAGCTGTTGGGTTTCAGCTGGGAAAGTCTGCTGCCGGACTGGGCGTGAGGCACAGTGTCAGGGTTACATCCTCTGTCCCCACTCCTGTTTCTGAACTCCCGGCCTTCACCTGTGCTATGTGTGAAGGAGGTTGTGCTGCTCTTCCTTAGGCGTTTGCTGGTCTTTACTTCCTTTTCACACGTGCTTCAAGCATAGATGAGGCCTCTTCTCTCTGAAATGCATTCCCAGAGGGAGAGGGAGCCAACAATTATCCTTACTGCCCCAAGTGCACTTTCCCACATGGCTTCATCTTCCCAGCCACGCGCTGATGTGTTTGAGGCCCCTTCTGGATTTGAAGACAACTGCGAGAAGAGTGAGAGCTACATCTGCTTTTATCTGAGGAGCATTCGTCAGAGCTCAGCTGAAGAAGTTGGATCCTTACGATTTATCTTCTTCCTGTGGTGCTCCTGAAGGTGCTGGCCTTGTCTGTGTTGGAAGCGGACTCTGCAGGCTTCCTTGTGCAACGTGATGCATAGCAGCCAGGACAGATTTCTGCTGGACCTTGCCCCAGCCCTGGTGTTCCCAGCTGTGTAAACATCAGGACTTCTGTCCAGCAGATCTCATTTGCAGCTAATGCAGAAGCACAAATGAGATTCCTATGGAAAGATAATCCTGCAGGATGACTGTGTACTTGAATCCATGTACAGACAAGTTGTCTCTCCTCCTCAGAACTATTCAAGCAGATGGAGTAATTTTAGCACCACAGTTCTCTGATGCTGATAGTCCTGATACTAAGAGCAGGGTGGGAATGAGAGAGGCAGGCAGTTGATCCCACTGATGCTCTGCTAGGATCTCATTCTGTTCCATGCATGAGCTGCTACAAAGCTGACAGGATCTGGGTCTTTCCTGCTTCTGACTCTGCAACACCCTCTGGTGTTACTGAATCTCTGTTAGCTGCTCTTACTTCGCTCCCTCTGTCCGTTCTCTTGACTGAAAGCTCTGGGAAGGTGAATCACACAAAGGAGTTTCCCACGGTGAACTGCTCTCCTTTACTGAATATCACCCAGTGTCACTGTCTTCACTTTCACTGCCAACTGAAACCTTCCTTTCTTCACCCCAGATGACCCCTTTGAGCTACTCTGAAATTAAGCAGCtcagtcttttttcctttagttcGTGTCTTTCTTCCATGATCAAAAATGTGTAAGAACTCAATGACCTTGCTGT of Meleagris gallopavo isolate NT-WF06-2002-E0010 breed Aviagen turkey brand Nicholas breeding stock chromosome 10, Turkey_5.1, whole genome shotgun sequence contains these proteins:
- the TMCO1 gene encoding calcium load-activated calcium channel, with the protein product MFTYLDMCWLFVSGITWVLVYRTDKYKRLKAEVEKQSKKLEKKKETITESAGRQQKKKIERQEEKLKNNNRDLSMVRMKSMFAIGFCFTALMGMFNSIFDGRVVAKLPFIPLSYIQGLSHRNLLGEDYTDCSFIFLYILCTMSIRQNIQKMLGLAPSRAATKQAGGFLGPPPQAGKFS